TTGGAAGAGGAACTGGTTTGTGCTCTACCTGGATGGCAGCTTGGTGTACTACCACGACGAGACGCAGCGCGACATGGACGGCCGCATCCACATCAAGTACAGCTGCCGCGACGTGCGGACCGGCCGCGAGTGCCGCGGTgagcaaagccctgcagccccaaccCTTGTGTCCCCAATCCCTGCAGCCCCAACCCTTGTGTCCCCAAGCCCCATGTTCCCAAGCTCGGCATCCTCAAGCCTTGTGCCCCCATTCCCTGCACCCCCAAGCTCCATATCCCCCAAGCTCCATGTCCCCAGTTGTTGTGCCCTCACTCCTTGTGTCCCTGGGCTCTTCATCCTCCCAAGATGAGTCTCCCAGTAGAGTCCCCAGACTCCACATCCCCAAGCCCTGTGTCCCCAAGCCCCCTATTCCCAAGCTCTGCATCCCCAAGctcagtccctcccagtccccccAATCCTTGTTATACACAAGCTGTTTCACCACGTTCTGTATCTCCAATACTTCCATACCCCATCACTGCATTCCCAACTCCCATGTCCCCAAGCTCTGTGTCCCCATGCCCCCTGTTCCCAACTTCCATCTCTCCAATCCTTATGTACCCAAGTTGGGCATTCCCAAGCCCTGCGTCCCCAAGCTCCCTGTCCCCAGGCCACGTCCCTGAGCTCCATCTCAGTGCACTGCATCTCCAAGCTTGGaatcccaatgtccccatgttCAGCGTCCCCAGGTTGTGGGGCTCTGTGTGGCTTCAATCCATGCTCTTTGCCCACCCAACCCCACAGGCTGTTCCACCCTCCCATCCCGCATGGCCGCATCCCTACACGACGCGcatcctctcccctctcctttccccccctccgCTCATTCCGGCGCTCCCACGGCTCTGACTCAGCGCTCCGTCTCGCACAAACACAGtagagctcagctcagcccacGGCACAACACAAAGTGCTTTTCTTCACACGGCGATGCCAGAGCCTCCATGGAGCTCCTGCCAAAGTCGGAGCGCGATGGCAAACGCCGTGTGATGTGTTTGGGACCCTCTCATGTGTCCATCAGATTTGGCACATCCAAAGCCAACTCAGCCCAACCCCAAGTTGGGAAACTTGGGgtcattttctgctgctgaggtGGGAGTTCCTGCTGGTGTTGGCACGTGAGTGCAAAGAGGAAACCACAGCCAACTCTGAGCACGGCTTTTGGGGTGAAAATCCCAACCCATGGGCGGCTTTGGGGACCCCCTTGGTTGGCACTGTGGGTCCCCCCTTTGGGGGTCCCAACTGAAGGCTTTGGGGATCCCCCTGGGTTGTTTTGGGGGCTCCACTGGGTTGGCTTTGGGAGTCCCATTTGGTTGGCACTATGAGTTCCCTCATGTGGCTTTGGGGGTCCTGAAGGACAGCATTAGGGATCCCATTGAGTggctttggggtccctttggtTGGCACTATGAGTTCCCTCAGGTGGCTTTGGGGGTCCCCTTGGGTTGTTTTGGGGGCTCCACTGGGTTGGCTTTGGGAACCCCATTGGTTGGCACTGTAGGTCCCCTCAATGGGTCCCAACTTTGGGGGTCCCCTTGGGTCGCCTTACTAAGGTTGGCTCTGGCTGTTCCCTTGCAGACGTGCAGCCCCCCGAGGGGAAGAGCCGTGAGTGCCTGCTGACCATCGTGCTGCGGGACGGCTCCAAGACGATGCTGTGTGCTGAGAGCGAGGACGACGCCATGTAAGTGCCCAAAtccccccagcagctgcagcccccacctTCCTGGCCCCAAAAGCACCTCAATGGGGAGGAAATAACGtcctgctgcccccagctccTGCTTGCTGCGAGCCCCGAGGTCATTTGCAGGGCAGTGGGtgcagatttgcttttctcactgAATACCTCTGAGCCAAGCAGAGCTATTTTTAAGCATTCTGGATGAGAAATCACCTCTTAGCCAACCACAAAGAACTGTGGCAGCGTTTCCATCTGCATTCGTTGATAAATAATGCAAACATGGAGCGCTAATTGGATTAAGGCCATGCCCAGGATGATGCAGCGCCGCTTTTAGCATCGCTTCTCTTTAATAGCAAGAAACCTTAAGCTGCTCTTAGACAACATGTTGGGAGATGTCGGAACTGGATGGtctgtgaggtcccttccagtccaagccgttctatgattctatgttgaGACActtgggatgggggggaaaCTCACCCATTATCTGCCAGTTTGGGGTCACGTTCtcaccccattcaccccaaGCCATTCCTGCCATGCACCCCATCCCCATGTCATtgcatcccagtcccatccccaCCCCTGTGCTAACGGGGAATTAAGGATTAAcgctggcacagctggaggGTGGGGGCTACTGCCCAGGCGAGCCCCCAACCCACACCCTCTGCTTCCTTCACAGTGCTTGGAAGATGGCGGTGCTGGAGGCGAAATCCACCCCGGTGAGGCTTCCCCACCCTTATCCCCTGAAATACGGGCATCAGGGGCGCCAATGGAAAGAGATGGGGACGACAGTAGGGATGTAACTAAGGGATAGGGGCAGAGTTATATGGGTAGAGCTGTGATGATGGGAAAAGAGTTCAGTGTAGCAGGGTGAGAGTTAGTGATGCGGCCACAGTTAAGGGGATAGGGCCTGAATTATggtcagtgagcatggtggggatgggttgggattggggttggggatTTGATTCTACAAATTAAGGTGATGGGGACACAGTTAATGGGATATGGGCAGAGTTCAGGGCAATGGGGACACAGTTAAGGTAAGGGGATGAAGCTATGGTGATAATGGCTGAGTTAAGGTGATGAAAACAGAGTTGAGGACAATGGGGAGAGGGTTGAAGTGATGGGGGACAGAGTTAAGGGAGCAGGGACAAACTTCAGAGCAATGGGGACAGTCAAAGGGAGCAGGGGCAGAGATAAGGGGATGGGGCAGAGTTAAAGTGATAAGGACATAATTAAGGGCAGCAGGGACAAAATTAAGGTAATGGGAATGGAGTTAAGTGGAGAAAGGGCAGAGACCACCCTGACGCTGCTCCCACCACCCCCAGGTGCATGTCTATGACCCCTACGACGACGACTACTACCAGACGGTGCCCATCGACTCCCACCAGACTGCCTACATCAGCTCTGGCCACTACGGCCACCAATATGGAGGTGGGTCattctcccctcccctctgtgCCATTTGATGCCGACTGGGGGACCCCCAGGCCACCCACCGCCCCCTTTTTGCCTTGCAGCCCCCGGGGTGACCCACGTCATCGTGCGCGAGGATCCCTACCGCGTCTCCggggaccagatggccttggGGCTGCTGGCGGGGGCTGCCACTGGTGCAGCCCTGGGCTCCTTCATGTGGATGCCATGCTGGTTTTAGCGGACCCTTTGGCTCCCCAGCCCGAGGTAACACACCCCTGGCTTGGCACCCAGCAAAAATCAACCTTCTGGGACAAAGGGAACAAACCCATCCCACCCACCCACAGCTTTTGCATCAGATAACCCACACGAACCCCAAAACCCAAGCCAAGACCCTTCGCTGCCCCAGGGAAGCTGTTTG
The Coturnix japonica isolate 7356 chromosome 1, Coturnix japonica 2.1, whole genome shotgun sequence DNA segment above includes these coding regions:
- the PLEKHB1 gene encoding pleckstrin homology domain-containing family B member 1: MALVKSGWLWRQSSILRRWKRNWFVLYLDGSLVYYHDETQRDMDGRIHIKYSCRDVRTGRECRDVQPPEGKSRECLLTIVLRDGSKTMLCAESEDDAIAWKMAVLEAKSTPVHVYDPYDDDYYQTVPIDSHQTAYISSGHYGHQYGAPGVTHVIVREDPYRVSGDQMALGLLAGAATGAALGSFMWMPCWF